From the genome of Candidatus Defluviilinea proxima:
AAGCGCTTCGTTACGGACCATTTGACGTGGCTCTGTTTGCTTTGAAATCGTTCGACACCCAATCCGCTTTAGAGGGCATCAAACCTTTCGCAGACAAAATACCACCAATCCTATGTCTCTCGAACGGGGTGGCGAACGAACCAGCCATCGCTGAAGCCTTGGGTGCGGAAAAAGTTATTTACGGCACAGTGACCACCGCTATCGGACGGCGCGGCGCGGGCGATATTGTCCTTGAGAAATTGCGCGGTGTTGGCATCGCAAAGGGACATCCGCTTTCGGTCAAGTTGAATTCGGTTTTCAACAAGGCTTTCCTTAATTGCCAACTTTTTGAGAATGCGGCCTCGATGAAATGGTCGAAGATGCTGACGAACCTGATCGCAAATCCAACATCCGCTATTTTGGATATGACCGCTGGGGAAGTGTTTGCAAATAAAGACTTATATAAGATCGAGATCGACATGTTGAAGGAATGTCTTGCCGTGATGCAAGCGCAGGGTTTTGAAGTGGTTGACTTGCCCGGCACGCCGGTCCGCGCGTTGACATTCGCTACGACATTGCCTCTGTGGTTATCCAAGCCTTTGCTTGGGCGGGCGGCAGGTGCAGGTCGCGGTGCCAAGATGCCATCCTTCCACATTGATCTGTATTCTGGCCGAGGCAAAAGCGAAGTGGATTATCTCCACGGTGCGGTGGTGCGTGCAGGCGAGAAACACAACGTGCCAACCCCGGTCAACAAAGCGTTGACCGATACATTGATGGCGCTAACGAATAAGGAAGTCCCATTGGAGCAGTTCGCGCATAAACCTGAAAAATTGGTTGGCATGTTGAAACGTTAGAGCGTTTGTAAGTTAACTTTCCAACATGACAACTTGCCGACATGAAAACGAGTTGTTATGTCTTTCCAAATTATAGAACCAAGAAATATTGTTGAAGTCCATCTCCCTGATGGTCGTGTATTGTCCGGTCCGCGCGGGGCGACGGTGGGGGAGTTCCTCTCTGCGATCGAGCATGAGACGCAATTCGTGGGGGCCATCGTCAATGGGGAATTACGCGAACTGACCCATGTTGTTGATATCGAATCAAATGTCGAGCCTGTGTTGGTAGATTCTGCCGATGGCTCGCGCATCTATCGCCGCTCGTTAACGTTCCTGCTTGAGATGGCCTTTGCTGACTTGTATCCTGACGGTGTTTTGTTTGTGGACCACTCGGTGGGCACGGGGGGATATTACTGTCAGGTAACAGGACGCAACCCGTTATCTGAATCTGAGATCGAGGCGCTTAAAGCTCATATG
Proteins encoded in this window:
- a CDS encoding ketopantoate reductase family protein, encoding MKMLAFGAGAIGTYIGGSLALAGYPVVFVEKQKIVDELREKGMRLDLTLDSRRNTKDASRVDPSAFVIVSSLEEALRYGPFDVALFALKSFDTQSALEGIKPFADKIPPILCLSNGVANEPAIAEALGAEKVIYGTVTTAIGRRGAGDIVLEKLRGVGIAKGHPLSVKLNSVFNKAFLNCQLFENAASMKWSKMLTNLIANPTSAILDMTAGEVFANKDLYKIEIDMLKECLAVMQAQGFEVVDLPGTPVRALTFATTLPLWLSKPLLGRAAGAGRGAKMPSFHIDLYSGRGKSEVDYLHGAVVRAGEKHNVPTPVNKALTDTLMALTNKEVPLEQFAHKPEKLVGMLKR